A segment of the Candidatus Methylomirabilota bacterium genome:
GCCACGATGCCGGTCTCGACGCCCCGCGCGGCCAGGCTCGCCACCACCCGCGTCTTGAGGAGCCTCGCCAGCTCCAGCTCCTGCAAGCGCACGTTGCCGTAGGCGTCGCGGACCACTGTCCCCAGCGCCTTCGGGTCGAGCTTCTCGAGGAGACCCTCGGCCAGGAGAGCGACTCCGTGGTCCCGGCCGTGGACCAGCCGCTTGACGATGGCCCCTTCCAGAACGTCCACGAGCCGCTGGAGGGGCACGTGGCGCTCCGGGAACTCCTCGGCGATCACGGTGAGCGTGGCCCCGGCGGCCCCGCCGATGCCGAGAGCCAAGTGCCCGGCGTGGCGCCCCATCACCGTCACGAAGAACCACTTGCCGGTCGTGGCTGCGTCCTTCATCAGGTTCCGGACGAGCTGCATGCCCAGGTCCACCGCGGTCGTGAAGCCGAAGGTCGGGATCTCCGGCGGAAGGGGCAGGTCGTTGTCGATGGTCTTGGGGACGTGGACCACCGCCATCCGGCCGCCGGCGGCGCGGGCGACCTGGGAAGCGGCGAAGGCGGTGTCGTCGCCGCCGATGGTGAGGAGATACGAGGTGTCGAGGCGGCGCAGCGATTCGACGACGTGCTGGAGGGCCTCCGGCGACCGAGTCGGGTTGGCGCGGGCCGTGCGCAAGATTGAGCCGCCCTCGAAGTGAATCTGGGTCAGCGCGCCGATGTCCAGCTCGTGCACGCGGGAGAGGTCTCCCAGCATGAGCCACTTGAAGCCGTCCTCGCAACCAAGCACCCGGAGCCCTCGGTTCCGAGCCTCGATGGTGGCTGCTGCGATGACCGCGTTGATGCCCGGTGCCGGGCCGCCGCCCACCAGGATGGCCAGCGTTTTCATGAGGTCGGGCTACGCGATGAGCTGTTCCATCTCCGGCCGATACCGGCCGGAGCGAGCGAGGCCGTTGAGCCGGGCGCGGTGGTGGAAGGCTCTCTGGCCGGCCGCGATACGGCCCGGGTCCCCCTTCCAGGCTTGCTGGGCGGCCGTCTGCAGCGCGCGGCCATAGGAGAACGAGAGCGGCCACGGGTGCGCCTCGGCCATGGTATTCATCGCGTTCAGGTGCGCGGTCGCATCCGCGTCGTTCTGGCCGCCGGAAACGTTCAGACCCGGTCAGGCGAGCAGCTGCGCGGGGCCCGACCGCTCAGTCGTCCATCCGCCTCAGCGCGGCGCCCTTGTGCATGGCGATGTGGTCGGTCTTGTCGCTCTGGATTTCATACTGTGGCTCGTCTTTGCTCGCGTGGTGGGTGTATCCCTTGTAGTCGACATCCCTGGTGTGCACCTTGATGATCGTCCCACTGACCCGTCCAGCTTCGGAGTTCCAGACTACGTGATCGCCCACCCTGAACGTCCTCTTCATGAGAGTGTCTCCCCGTTGTGTCAACGCGGCACCGCGATCTCCCACGCACCTGACGAGTCCGCGCTTGAAGATCGCCCCGACCAGGCCGGGGACCGGCTGCGGCCTCCTCGCGCGGAAGGCAATAGTAGTCATACACCCGTCCACGGTCAGGGTAAATCGAAGTGGCCATCGAGAGTGAGCGAGCGAACGGGAGAGGGTTCTGAAGCGCGAGCGTGCCGATGAGCTGGCCGTCTGGAGCGGCGGATCACTCCACCATGAGCCGGTATCCGACGCCCGGTTCGGTCCTGAGGTAGCGGGGGCGTGCCGGGTCGGCCTCGATCTTGCGCCGGAGCTGGAGCATGAAGACCCGCAGATAGTTGGCCTGATCTTCGCGGTTCGGCCCCCAGACCTCCCTGAGCAGCTGTTGGTGGACGACGACAAGGCCGGCATGCCGCACCAGGGTCGTCAGGAGCCGGTACTCGGTCGGCGTCAGGTGGACCTCCACGCCTTCCACCGAGACTCGGCGATGCATCAGGTCCACCCGGAGCGCGCCGACGGCGAAGACCGACTCCACCCGCTGCTGGCGGGCAAGGGCCGCGTGACGGAGC
Coding sequences within it:
- a CDS encoding class I fructose-bisphosphate aldolase, which encodes MNVSGGQNDADATAHLNAMNTMAEAHPWPLSFSYGRALQTAAQQAWKGDPGRIAAGQRAFHHRARLNGLARSGRYRPEMEQLIA
- the pfp gene encoding diphosphate--fructose-6-phosphate 1-phosphotransferase codes for the protein MKTLAILVGGGPAPGINAVIAAATIEARNRGLRVLGCEDGFKWLMLGDLSRVHELDIGALTQIHFEGGSILRTARANPTRSPEALQHVVESLRRLDTSYLLTIGGDDTAFAASQVARAAGGRMAVVHVPKTIDNDLPLPPEIPTFGFTTAVDLGMQLVRNLMKDAATTGKWFFVTVMGRHAGHLALGIGGAAGATLTVIAEEFPERHVPLQRLVDVLEGAIVKRLVHGRDHGVALLAEGLLEKLDPKALGTVVRDAYGNVRLQELELARLLKTRVVASLAARGVETGIVAKDLGYELRCAPPGGFDTQYCRSLGYWATCFLLDGGSEAVATIQGGRLVPIPFRDLLDPATGKIRVRYADIHSEAYRTLHAYMIRLKREDFEQSERREALARAARMTEPEFVRRFGYVPGDA
- a CDS encoding DUF2945 domain-containing protein, giving the protein MKRTFRVGDHVVWNSEAGRVSGTIIKVHTRDVDYKGYTHHASKDEPQYEIQSDKTDHIAMHKGAALRRMDD
- a CDS encoding response regulator; the encoded protein is MVVIEDEPQMRRFLRAALVSLGYRFHEAATGQDGLAEAATRQPDVIILDLGLPDIDGFEIIRRVREWSTVPIIVLSARDQEGDMIKALDLGANDYVSKPFGVGLLLARLRAVLRHAALARQQRVESVFAVGALRVDLMHRRVSVEGVEVHLTPTEYRLLTTLVRHAGLVVVHQQLLREVWGPNREDQANYLRVFMLQLRRKIEADPARPRYLRTEPGVGYRLMVE